The nucleotide window GAGGGGTTCCGCGACCGAACGCTGCTCAAGTACGGCTACTACGGCCACTACGAGGTAAATCTCGTCGTCGTTGCTCCTCGCTCCGAGGAGCTCGCCGCGAGCGAAAAGGCCGACGTCGCCGCGGCGTTTCGGACGTGGACGCCGCCCGTCACACGTGATCGTAGTCTCTTCGGCCGGCTCGCGGACACGATCTTCGGCCGAGCCGATCGATGACGAAAACGAGTCGATTACCGGTCGGTGCCACCGTCGGCGGCGGTGACGTTCTGCCCACGGACGTCCCGGATGTTGCCGAGACCCTGCCGGAACAGCGCGAGCGCGAGCACCAGCAGGATCGTGCCAATGACGATTTGGAGAGCGAGCGACCACGCTGCCGTCTCCGCGTTGCCGAGGATCAGCCCCTGATAGAGGTTCTGATAGAACTCGAGATAGACGAGCGCACAGACCGTCACGACCGACATCAACACCATCGGCACCCCGGTCGAGACGAGCTGTTTGCCGTCGTCCCAGTTCGCCAGCCAGACCGTCGCGGTGAGCAGCGCGAGCGCGGCGAGCAGCTGGTTCGCACTGCCGAACAGCTGCCAGAGCGGCGTCCACGTGCCCGAGGCGATCAGGACGTAGGCGACCAGACACTGGACGGCGCTGTTGGCGTAGCGGTTCGAGGCCACTTCCTGGGTCGTCGTTTCGGGCGTGCCGACGATCTCCTCGAAGAGATAGCGGCCGAGTCGGAGCGCGGTATCGGTCGAGGTGAGCAGGAAACTCACCATCACGAGCGCCATGAACGGTGCGCCGAAGCTCGCCGGGATCCCGAGGCTACTCAGGATCACGCCGCCGCCACCCGCGAACTTCGGGAGCGCGAGCCCGACACCGCCGGTCGCGTCGGCCGCGGTGACGCCCACGACCGCGACCGCCGACAGCGCGACGGTGGCGAGCAGCCCCTCGCCGAGCATCCCGCCGTAGCCGATCAGGCGGGCGTCGGTCTCCTTGTTCAACTGTTTCGCGGTCGTCCCCGACGAGACGAGCGCGTGAAAACCGCTGATCGTCCCACAGGCGATCGTGACGAACAGCATCGGGAACAGCGGACTGGACGCCCCGAGCGTGCTGTTACCGCCGAACCCGGTGAACGCGGGGATGTTCGTCACGAGCGCTTCGTTCGCGGTGCCGAGCACCGTGCCGACGATGATCGCGACCAGCGCGCCGCCGACGCCAGCGTACAGCAGGAACGACGAGAGGTAGTCACGCGGTTGCAGTAGCGTCCAGACGGGCAGCACGCTCGCGATGAACGAGTAGACCAGCACGATCGGGATCCACTGGGTCTGTGTAAGCTGAATCGGAAAACGGAGCCCGACGAAGACGCTGGCGAACGTCAGCGTCACGAACAGTACGGTGCCGGGGATGAAGGGGAGATCGAACTGGTAGAGATAGACGCCGAAGACGAGCGCGAGCGCGATGTAGTGAGTCGTCAACTATAAACTGAAAATGCTATCTTACTGCGCATCAATACGGTATGGCAATGAGCCAGTCAACGTACCCGATCGAGCTGACCGAAGAAGAACGCGACACTCTCAACGCGATCACATCCCACGGCGTTCACCGAGCACAGAAGATTACTCGTGCGCGCATCCTACTCCAAGCAGACGACGGCAAGAGTGACTCGGATATCGCCGAGTCACTCGGCTGTAGCCCAGCTACAGCGTGGCGAACCCGGAAAAAGTTCCACGAACGCGACCGGCTTGATGCCATCGAACGCAAAAATCCTGACCGCACCTACGAACGCAAACTCGACGGTGAGGACGAAGCTCATCTCATTGCCCTTGCTACCAGCGAGCCGCCCGACGGGCGCGCTCGCTGGACGCTCCGTCTTCTCTCCGACAAACTTGTTGTCCTCGACGAGATCGATCACGAATCAGTCTCTCACGAAACCGTGCGTCAAGTCCTCAAAAAAACGAGCTACAGCCTCACCGATCCAAGCAATGGGTGATCCCGCCAGAGCAAGACACCGAGTTCATCTACCACATGGAGGACGTCCTCTCACTCTACCGCGAACCATACGACCCAGACCGGCCTCTCGTTTGTTTCGACGAGCATCCCAAACAGCTACTCAAGCAGGTCGAGCAACCGCGCCCGGCTCAGCCGGGCACGGTTGCCCGCGAAGACTACCAGTACGA belongs to Halococcus qingdaonensis and includes:
- a CDS encoding IS630 family transposase (programmed frameshift); translation: MSQSTYPIELTEEERDTLNAITSHGVHRAQKITRARILLQADDGKSDSDIAESLGCSPATAWRTRKKFHERDRLDAIERKNPDRTYERKLDGEDEAHLIALATSEPPDGRARWTLRLLSDKLVVLDEIDHESVSHETVRQVLKKNELQPHRSKQWVIPPEQDTEFIYHMEDVLSLYREPYDPDRPLVCFDEHPKQLLKQVEQPRPAQPGTVAREDYQYERNGTKNLFLASEPLAGWRAVRVKDRRTTEDWVHFMQHLVDQHYPDADCIRVVLDNLNTHKPAAFYEYFDPAEARRILDKLEFHFTPVHGSWLNMAEIEFNTLQQQCLDRRIPDAATLRQEVAAWKKERNSDDTDIDWRFTTDDARIKLKRLYPSIDD